A window of Lepus europaeus isolate LE1 chromosome 11, mLepTim1.pri, whole genome shotgun sequence contains these coding sequences:
- the LOC133770372 gene encoding uncharacterized protein LOC133770372 isoform X1: MGQGLTTPLSLTLDHWKEVRERAQNLSVEVRKKNWTVFCTSDWPAFNVGWPWDGTFDSSVILQVKSQVCKEGKEGHPDQVPYIFVWEDLAQNPPKWVKPFLFTGRIRTESSPKPAQPSSSTPLLPTPADQEKPPLASPTSNLYPLEELDSSKPKKTPVLLGGQEGLLLFDTPPPYAPLPREPPAPSPDSTQREREEDPPDPQALTGLIESILLTHQPTWEDCQQLLQALLTTEERQRVLMEARKNVPGDNGQPTQLPNEIDAAFPLTRPDWDFSTAAGRERLRLYRQILLTGLRGAGRRPTNLAKVRAITQGNEETPAGFLERLMEGYRMYTPFDPQAPDRQSDVIMSFIGQSAPDIRTRLQRLEGLQGYTLQDLLKEAERIFNKRETKEEKEERMRKEQDQRDKEKNEELAKILVTAVSKSNRQDRSGYGRGQTGKYPGDNNRPRIGRDQCVYCKEKGHWARDCPNKNIGPLSSKTSFVQGATGGKMYRWTTERQVDLATGRVTHSFLLVPDCPYPLLGRDLLSKVGAQIHFQKEGASVADPRGRLLQVLTLQLEDEHRLYDKKEIEAPLAPEWIEKFPGSWAETGGIGLAVQQPPIMVNVKSTAEPISVQQYPMTKEAKDGIRPHIKRLLDLGILKPCQSPWNTPLLPVWKPGTNDFRPVQDLREVNRRVEDIHPTVPNPYNLLSTLPPSRTWYTVLDLKDAFFCLRLSPQSQPLFAFEWKDPETGFSGQLTWTRLPQGFKNSPTLFDEALHHDLASFRVSNPQWTLLQYVDDLLLAAETEADCKRGTESLLQRLGELGYRASAKKAQLCAQQVVYLGYKLEGGRRWLTEGRKQAVALIPPPKNPRQLREFLGSAGFCRLWIPGFAEIAASLYPLTRTNSPYVWGEEQQLAFDKLKKALLEAPALSLPDPNKPFTLYIDEKGGIAKGVLTQKLGPWKRPVAYFSKKLDSVASGWPPCLRMIAAVATAVKDSDKLTMGQPLTIVTSHAIETIIRQPPDRWLSNARITHYQAMLLNPERIRFGTTASLNPATLLPEPGNQTQVSHNCQQVLAEVHGTREDLTDQPLPDAEHTWYTDGSSFLHQGERRAGAAVVDGKAVVWASALPPGTSAQKAELVALTQALRQAKGKRVNIYTDSRYAFATAHVHGEIYKRRGLLTSGGREIKNKQEILDLLQALFLPKKVSIMHCPGHQRGEDPVAQGNRMADEVARTSALGSSVLTIDTQDSPSQGQEWTYTEQDVAAIQKLGGTYDEATKNWKIQDKIVLPRKETRRLVQDLHRWTHLGYKKLKALLDREETSHFLLELDTAVKQTVEACIPCAKVNPRCSKIPEGVRIRGDRPGVNWEVDFTEVRPSKYGMKYLLVFVDTFSGWPEAFPVKKETAQVVVKKLLEEIFPRFGLPKVLGSDNGPAFVSRVSQLVAKVLGIDWKLHCAYRPQSSGQVKRMNRTIKETLTKLIMETGTRDWVALLPMALFRARNTPSVYGLTPYEILYGGPPPAVDLLGPSVDSFATSPALQTRFRALQLIHEHVGKQLAAAYQSKCPVLPHSFQIGDAVYVRRHQTRTLEPRWKGPYMVLLTTPTAVKVDGIAAWIHVSHVKKAVAERNQETDTPTSEPAPEWKLQRTQNPLKITLLKSA, from the exons ATGGGACAGGGACTAACCACACCTCTGAGCCTCACATTAGATCACTGGAAGGAGGTCCGAGAGCGGGCCCAGAACTTGTCTGTGGAGGTGCGGAAGAAAAATTGGACAGTCTTCTGCACCTCCGACTGGCCAGCCTTCAATGTCGGGTGGCCATGGGATGGAACTTTTGACTCTTCTGTTATCTtgcaggtgaagagccaggtctgcaaagaaggaaaagaggggcaCCCGGACCAGGTGCCCTATATCTtcgtgtgggaggacctggcgcagAACCCCCCAAAATGGGTGAAACCTTTCCTTTTCACTGGCAGAATTCGGACGGAGTCGAGTCCCAAACCCGCCCAGCCTTCGTCCTCAACACCCCTGTTGCCGACGCCGGCGGACCAGGAGAAACCTCCCTTAGCCAGCCCCACCTCGAATCTTTACCCCTTGGAGGAGTTAGATTCTTCTAAACCTAAGAAAACCCCTGTCCTTTTGGGTGGACAGGAGggtcttttgctttttgacaccccACCGCCTTACGCACCCCTCCCGAGAGAACCCCCGGCACCTTCCCCGGATtccacgcagagagagagagaggaggatccCCCG GACCCGCAGGCCTTGACAGGACTAATCGAATCTATTCTTTTAACCCACCAACCGACTTGGGAGGactgccagcagctcctgcaggctctcctgaccacggaggagagacagcgagttcTCATGGAGGCTCGGAAAAATGTTCCGGGGGACAACGGTCAACCCACCCAACTGCCAAATGAGATTGACGCAGCATTCCCGTTGACCAGACCAGATTGGGATTTCAGCACGGCAGCCGGTAGGGAACGACttcgtctctatcgccagattcttctgacaggtctcagaggggcagggagacgccccaccaatttggctaaggtacgtgccatAACCCAAGGTAATGAAGAAACCCCGGCAGGGTTTCTGGAGAGGTTAATGGAGGGATACcggatgtacaccccgtttgacccccaggcCCCTGACCGACAATCGgatgtaataatgtctttcatCGGCCAATCGGCCCCAGACATCCGAACgcggctgcaaaggctggagggcCTACAGGGCTATACATTACAGGACCTCCTAAAAGAAGCAGAGAGGATTTTTAATAAGAGAGAAActaaggaggaaaaagaggaaagaatgcgTAAGGAACAGgatcagagagataaagagaaaaatgaggaatTAGCTAAAATCTTGGTCACCGCAGTGAGCAAATCAAACAGACAAGACAGGTCAGGTTATGGTAGAGGTCAGACAGGGAAATACCCGGGAGACAATAATAGACCGCGGATAGGACGAGACCAGTGTGTGTACTGCAAGGAGAAAGGACACTGGGCCAGGGACTGTCcaaacaaaaatattggcccCCTTAGCTCAAAAACCTCATTTGTCCAGGGAGCGACCGGAGGAAAGATGTACCGATGGACCACAGAACGCCAGGTAGACTTGGCCACCGGCCGGGTCACCCACTCGTTTCTCCTAGTACCAGACTGTCCATACCCCTTACTAGGGAGAGACCTGCTATCCAAAGTGGGAGCCCAGATCCACTTCCAGAAGGAGGGGGCCTCAGTAGCAGACCCTAGGGGACGTCTTCTACAAGTATTGACTCTTCAATTGGAAGATGAACATCGTCTATACGATAAGAAGGAAATAGAGGCCCCGCTAGCCCCTGAGTGGATAGAGAAATTTCCGGGTTCCTGGGCAGAGACTGGAGGAATAGGATTGGCAGTTCAGCAGCCACCCATAATGGTAAATGTAAAGTCCACGGCTGAACCCATATCTGTACAGCAGTACCctatgaccaaggaagcaaaGGATGGGATTCGGCCCCACATTAAGAGACTGTTGGACTTGGGGATATTAAAGCCTTGCCAATCCCCCTGGAACACACCCCTACTGCCGGTATGGAAACCAGGCACCAATGACTTCCGACCCGTGCAGGACTTACGCGAGGTGAATCGTCGGGTTGAAGACATTCACCCGACAGTGCCAAACCCGTACAACTTGCTAAGTACCTTGCCCCCGTCGCGCACTTGGTATACGGTGTTAGATTTgaaagatgctttcttttgtctgaggttgagcccccagagccaacccTTGTTTGCCTTCGAGTGGAAGGACCCGGAGACTGGATTTTCAGGGCAATTGACTTGGACAAGACTTCCTCAAGGATTTAAGAATTCGCCCACACTATTTGATGAGGCCTTACATCACGACTTGGCCAGTTTCAGGGTGAGTAACCCTCAATGGACTCTCTTGCAGTACGTGGATGACTTACTGCTGGCAGCAGAAACCGAAGCAGACTGTAAACGAGGTACGGAATCCCTGCTCCAGAGGCTAGGTGAGCTGGGATATCGCGCCTCTGCTAAAAAGGCCCAACTATGTGCCCAACAGGTAGTCTACCTGGGCTATAAGTTGGAAGGGGGCAGAAGGTGGCTAACGGAGGGGCGTAAGCAGGCAGTGGCTCTTATACCCCCACCTAAAAACCCACGCCAGTTGAGGGAGTTCTTGGGGAGTGCCGGTTTCTGTCGCCTATGGATTCCGGGGTTCGCGGAGATTGCGGCCTCCCTATATCCCCTCACGAGAACCAACTCCCCGTACGTGTGGGGAGAGGAACAACAGCTAGCCtttgataaattaaaaaaggCCCTGCTGGAAGCCCCCGCGCTAAGCCTACCTGACCCCAACAAGCCGTTTACCCTCTACATAGACGAAAAAGGGGGAATTGCAAAGGGAGTTCTGACTCAAAAACTGGGGCCCTGGAAAAGGCCGGtggcctatttttcaaagaaactgGACAGTGTTGCTTCTGGATGGCCACCATGCCTGCGCATGATAGCGGCGGTGGCTACCGCGGTGAAAGACTCCGACAAACTGACTATGGGACAGCCGCTGACCATAGTGACGTCTCATGCCATCGAGACGATCATACGCCAGCCGCCCGATCGATGGTTGTCAAATGCCAGAATCACTCACTACCAGGCGATGTTGCTCAACCCCGAGCGCATCCGGTTTGGAACGACGGCCTCCCTCAACCCTGCCACTCTGCTGCCGGAACCAGGAAACCAGACGCAGGTCAGCCACAACTGCCAGCAGGTGTTGGCCGAAGTCCATGGGACCCGCGAGGACTTAACAGACCAGCCCCTGCCAGACGCGGAACACACTTGGTATACGGACGGCAGTagcttcctccatcaaggtgagaggagggcgGGGGCGGCGGTGGTCGACGGGAAGGCCGttgtctgggcctctgccttgccaccaggcacttcagcacagaaagctgagttggtCGCGCTAACTCAGGCCCTAAGACAGGCAAAAGGGAAGAGGGTGAACATTTATACGGACAGTCGGTACGCCTTTGCCACGGCAcatgtgcatggtgaaatatataaaagaaggggACTGTTGACTTCCGGaggcagagaaatcaaaaataaacaggagatcctagacctcctacaggccctcttcctgccaaagaaggtgagcatcatGCATTGCCCAGGTCACCAGAGAGGAGAGGACCCGGTGGCACAGGGTAACCGGATGGCGGACGAGGTGGCCAGGACTAGCGCCCTGGGTAGCAGCGTGTTGACTATCGACACTCAGGATTCCCCCAGCCAGGGACAGGAATGGACTTATACAGAACAGGATGTGGCAGCCATACAAAAGCTAGGGGGAACATATGATGAGGCcactaaaaattggaaaatacaggACAAGATTGTGTTGCCCAGAAAAGAAACTAGGAGACTAGTGCAAGACCTACACAGATGGACACACTTAGGGTATAAGAAACTAAAAGCCTTGCTGGACAGGGAGGAgacttctcattttttattggaACTGGATACAGCGGTAAAACAAACcgtagaggcctgcatcccatgcgccaaggtgaatcccagatgttctaaaatacctgaaggagtACGGATACGGGGAGATAGGCCTGGAGTCAATTGGGAGGTAGATTTCACCGAGGTCCGCCCAAGCAAATATGGAATGAAGTACCTTCTAGTGTTCGTAGACACCTTTTCCGGTTGGCCTGAAGCATTCCCAGTGAAGAAGGAGACGGCACAAGTCGTGGTtaagaaactattagaagaaatcttcccACGGTTCGGCCtacctaaggtattggggtcggACAACGGGCCCGCCTTCGTCTCCCGGGTAAGTCAGCTGGTGGCCAAGgtgctggggattgattggaaattgcattgtgcATATAGACCCCAGAGTTCAGGCCAGGTAAAACGTATGAACaggacaattaaagagaccttgactaaattaataatggagactggcactagagactgggtcgcattgctgccgatggctttgtttagggccCGTAACACACCTTCTGTATATGGACTAAcaccctatgaaatattgtatggAGGCCCCCCACCCGCGGTGGATCTGTTAGGACCCAGTGTTGACTCTTTTGCAACATCCCCTGCCCTGCAGACCCGCTTCCGTGCCTTGCAGCTAATTCACGAGCACgtagggaagcagctggctgccgcATATCAGTCCAAGTGTCCGGTGCTTCCGCACTCGTTCCAGATCGGGGACGCCGTCTACGTCCGCAGGCACCAGACCAGGACTCTTGAGCCGCGCTGGAAAGGACCTTATATGGTACTGCTGACCACACCAACGGCGGTAAAGGTGGACGGCATCGCCGCCTGGATCCACGTGTCACACGTCAAGAAGGCAGTAGCTGAGCGGAATCAAGAGACCGACACTCCTACCAGCGAGCCAGCGCCGGAATGGAAGTTACAACGCACTCAAAACCCCCTCAAGATAACACTCTTAAAATCTGCTTAA
- the LOC133770372 gene encoding uncharacterized protein LOC133770372 isoform X3 has product MSARLPLRGGAGSEDGQWEAQAFPASLSGGQMHYWPFSASDLYNWRTHNPPFSQDPQALTGLIESILLTHQPTWEDCQQLLQALLTTEERQRVLMEARKNVPGDNGQPTQLPNEIDAAFPLTRPDWDFSTAAGRERLRLYRQILLTGLRGAGRRPTNLAKVRAITQGNEETPAGFLERLMEGYRMYTPFDPQAPDRQSDVIMSFIGQSAPDIRTRLQRLEGLQGYTLQDLLKEAERIFNKRETKEEKEERMRKEQDQRDKEKNEELAKILVTAVSKSNRQDRSGYGRGQTGKYPGDNNRPRIGRDQCVYCKEKGHWARDCPNKNIGPLSSKTSFVQGATGGKMYRWTTERQVDLATGRVTHSFLLVPDCPYPLLGRDLLSKVGAQIHFQKEGASVADPRGRLLQVLTLQLEDEHRLYDKKEIEAPLAPEWIEKFPGSWAETGGIGLAVQQPPIMVNVKSTAEPISVQQYPMTKEAKDGIRPHIKRLLDLGILKPCQSPWNTPLLPVWKPGTNDFRPVQDLREVNRRVEDIHPTVPNPYNLLSTLPPSRTWYTVLDLKDAFFCLRLSPQSQPLFAFEWKDPETGFSGQLTWTRLPQGFKNSPTLFDEALHHDLASFRVSNPQWTLLQYVDDLLLAAETEADCKRGTESLLQRLGELGYRASAKKAQLCAQQVVYLGYKLEGGRRWLTEGRKQAVALIPPPKNPRQLREFLGSAGFCRLWIPGFAEIAASLYPLTRTNSPYVWGEEQQLAFDKLKKALLEAPALSLPDPNKPFTLYIDEKGGIAKGVLTQKLGPWKRPVAYFSKKLDSVASGWPPCLRMIAAVATAVKDSDKLTMGQPLTIVTSHAIETIIRQPPDRWLSNARITHYQAMLLNPERIRFGTTASLNPATLLPEPGNQTQVSHNCQQVLAEVHGTREDLTDQPLPDAEHTWYTDGSSFLHQGERRAGAAVVDGKAVVWASALPPGTSAQKAELVALTQALRQAKGKRVNIYTDSRYAFATAHVHGEIYKRRGLLTSGGREIKNKQEILDLLQALFLPKKVSIMHCPGHQRGEDPVAQGNRMADEVARTSALGSSVLTIDTQDSPSQGQEWTYTEQDVAAIQKLGGTYDEATKNWKIQDKIVLPRKETRRLVQDLHRWTHLGYKKLKALLDREETSHFLLELDTAVKQTVEACIPCAKVNPRCSKIPEGVRIRGDRPGVNWEVDFTEVRPSKYGMKYLLVFVDTFSGWPEAFPVKKETAQVVVKKLLEEIFPRFGLPKVLGSDNGPAFVSRVSQLVAKVLGIDWKLHCAYRPQSSGQVKRMNRTIKETLTKLIMETGTRDWVALLPMALFRARNTPSVYGLTPYEILYGGPPPAVDLLGPSVDSFATSPALQTRFRALQLIHEHVGKQLAAAYQSKCPVLPHSFQIGDAVYVRRHQTRTLEPRWKGPYMVLLTTPTAVKVDGIAAWIHVSHVKKAVAERNQETDTPTSEPAPEWKLQRTQNPLKITLLKSA; this is encoded by the coding sequence ATGAGTGCCAGGCTGCCTTTGCGTGGGGGGGCGGGGAGTGAGGATGGCCAGTGGGAGGCTCAGGCTTTCCCCGCTTCGCTCAGTGGGGGCCAGATGCACTACTGGCCGTTCTCAGCCTCAGACTTGTACAATTGGAGAACACATAACCCGCCTTTTTCCCAGGACCCGCAGGCCTTGACAGGACTAATCGAATCTATTCTTTTAACCCACCAACCGACTTGGGAGGactgccagcagctcctgcaggctctcctgaccacggaggagagacagcgagttcTCATGGAGGCTCGGAAAAATGTTCCGGGGGACAACGGTCAACCCACCCAACTGCCAAATGAGATTGACGCAGCATTCCCGTTGACCAGACCAGATTGGGATTTCAGCACGGCAGCCGGTAGGGAACGACttcgtctctatcgccagattcttctgacaggtctcagaggggcagggagacgccccaccaatttggctaaggtacgtgccatAACCCAAGGTAATGAAGAAACCCCGGCAGGGTTTCTGGAGAGGTTAATGGAGGGATACcggatgtacaccccgtttgacccccaggcCCCTGACCGACAATCGgatgtaataatgtctttcatCGGCCAATCGGCCCCAGACATCCGAACgcggctgcaaaggctggagggcCTACAGGGCTATACATTACAGGACCTCCTAAAAGAAGCAGAGAGGATTTTTAATAAGAGAGAAActaaggaggaaaaagaggaaagaatgcgTAAGGAACAGgatcagagagataaagagaaaaatgaggaatTAGCTAAAATCTTGGTCACCGCAGTGAGCAAATCAAACAGACAAGACAGGTCAGGTTATGGTAGAGGTCAGACAGGGAAATACCCGGGAGACAATAATAGACCGCGGATAGGACGAGACCAGTGTGTGTACTGCAAGGAGAAAGGACACTGGGCCAGGGACTGTCcaaacaaaaatattggcccCCTTAGCTCAAAAACCTCATTTGTCCAGGGAGCGACCGGAGGAAAGATGTACCGATGGACCACAGAACGCCAGGTAGACTTGGCCACCGGCCGGGTCACCCACTCGTTTCTCCTAGTACCAGACTGTCCATACCCCTTACTAGGGAGAGACCTGCTATCCAAAGTGGGAGCCCAGATCCACTTCCAGAAGGAGGGGGCCTCAGTAGCAGACCCTAGGGGACGTCTTCTACAAGTATTGACTCTTCAATTGGAAGATGAACATCGTCTATACGATAAGAAGGAAATAGAGGCCCCGCTAGCCCCTGAGTGGATAGAGAAATTTCCGGGTTCCTGGGCAGAGACTGGAGGAATAGGATTGGCAGTTCAGCAGCCACCCATAATGGTAAATGTAAAGTCCACGGCTGAACCCATATCTGTACAGCAGTACCctatgaccaaggaagcaaaGGATGGGATTCGGCCCCACATTAAGAGACTGTTGGACTTGGGGATATTAAAGCCTTGCCAATCCCCCTGGAACACACCCCTACTGCCGGTATGGAAACCAGGCACCAATGACTTCCGACCCGTGCAGGACTTACGCGAGGTGAATCGTCGGGTTGAAGACATTCACCCGACAGTGCCAAACCCGTACAACTTGCTAAGTACCTTGCCCCCGTCGCGCACTTGGTATACGGTGTTAGATTTgaaagatgctttcttttgtctgaggttgagcccccagagccaacccTTGTTTGCCTTCGAGTGGAAGGACCCGGAGACTGGATTTTCAGGGCAATTGACTTGGACAAGACTTCCTCAAGGATTTAAGAATTCGCCCACACTATTTGATGAGGCCTTACATCACGACTTGGCCAGTTTCAGGGTGAGTAACCCTCAATGGACTCTCTTGCAGTACGTGGATGACTTACTGCTGGCAGCAGAAACCGAAGCAGACTGTAAACGAGGTACGGAATCCCTGCTCCAGAGGCTAGGTGAGCTGGGATATCGCGCCTCTGCTAAAAAGGCCCAACTATGTGCCCAACAGGTAGTCTACCTGGGCTATAAGTTGGAAGGGGGCAGAAGGTGGCTAACGGAGGGGCGTAAGCAGGCAGTGGCTCTTATACCCCCACCTAAAAACCCACGCCAGTTGAGGGAGTTCTTGGGGAGTGCCGGTTTCTGTCGCCTATGGATTCCGGGGTTCGCGGAGATTGCGGCCTCCCTATATCCCCTCACGAGAACCAACTCCCCGTACGTGTGGGGAGAGGAACAACAGCTAGCCtttgataaattaaaaaaggCCCTGCTGGAAGCCCCCGCGCTAAGCCTACCTGACCCCAACAAGCCGTTTACCCTCTACATAGACGAAAAAGGGGGAATTGCAAAGGGAGTTCTGACTCAAAAACTGGGGCCCTGGAAAAGGCCGGtggcctatttttcaaagaaactgGACAGTGTTGCTTCTGGATGGCCACCATGCCTGCGCATGATAGCGGCGGTGGCTACCGCGGTGAAAGACTCCGACAAACTGACTATGGGACAGCCGCTGACCATAGTGACGTCTCATGCCATCGAGACGATCATACGCCAGCCGCCCGATCGATGGTTGTCAAATGCCAGAATCACTCACTACCAGGCGATGTTGCTCAACCCCGAGCGCATCCGGTTTGGAACGACGGCCTCCCTCAACCCTGCCACTCTGCTGCCGGAACCAGGAAACCAGACGCAGGTCAGCCACAACTGCCAGCAGGTGTTGGCCGAAGTCCATGGGACCCGCGAGGACTTAACAGACCAGCCCCTGCCAGACGCGGAACACACTTGGTATACGGACGGCAGTagcttcctccatcaaggtgagaggagggcgGGGGCGGCGGTGGTCGACGGGAAGGCCGttgtctgggcctctgccttgccaccaggcacttcagcacagaaagctgagttggtCGCGCTAACTCAGGCCCTAAGACAGGCAAAAGGGAAGAGGGTGAACATTTATACGGACAGTCGGTACGCCTTTGCCACGGCAcatgtgcatggtgaaatatataaaagaaggggACTGTTGACTTCCGGaggcagagaaatcaaaaataaacaggagatcctagacctcctacaggccctcttcctgccaaagaaggtgagcatcatGCATTGCCCAGGTCACCAGAGAGGAGAGGACCCGGTGGCACAGGGTAACCGGATGGCGGACGAGGTGGCCAGGACTAGCGCCCTGGGTAGCAGCGTGTTGACTATCGACACTCAGGATTCCCCCAGCCAGGGACAGGAATGGACTTATACAGAACAGGATGTGGCAGCCATACAAAAGCTAGGGGGAACATATGATGAGGCcactaaaaattggaaaatacaggACAAGATTGTGTTGCCCAGAAAAGAAACTAGGAGACTAGTGCAAGACCTACACAGATGGACACACTTAGGGTATAAGAAACTAAAAGCCTTGCTGGACAGGGAGGAgacttctcattttttattggaACTGGATACAGCGGTAAAACAAACcgtagaggcctgcatcccatgcgccaaggtgaatcccagatgttctaaaatacctgaaggagtACGGATACGGGGAGATAGGCCTGGAGTCAATTGGGAGGTAGATTTCACCGAGGTCCGCCCAAGCAAATATGGAATGAAGTACCTTCTAGTGTTCGTAGACACCTTTTCCGGTTGGCCTGAAGCATTCCCAGTGAAGAAGGAGACGGCACAAGTCGTGGTtaagaaactattagaagaaatcttcccACGGTTCGGCCtacctaaggtattggggtcggACAACGGGCCCGCCTTCGTCTCCCGGGTAAGTCAGCTGGTGGCCAAGgtgctggggattgattggaaattgcattgtgcATATAGACCCCAGAGTTCAGGCCAGGTAAAACGTATGAACaggacaattaaagagaccttgactaaattaataatggagactggcactagagactgggtcgcattgctgccgatggctttgtttagggccCGTAACACACCTTCTGTATATGGACTAAcaccctatgaaatattgtatggAGGCCCCCCACCCGCGGTGGATCTGTTAGGACCCAGTGTTGACTCTTTTGCAACATCCCCTGCCCTGCAGACCCGCTTCCGTGCCTTGCAGCTAATTCACGAGCACgtagggaagcagctggctgccgcATATCAGTCCAAGTGTCCGGTGCTTCCGCACTCGTTCCAGATCGGGGACGCCGTCTACGTCCGCAGGCACCAGACCAGGACTCTTGAGCCGCGCTGGAAAGGACCTTATATGGTACTGCTGACCACACCAACGGCGGTAAAGGTGGACGGCATCGCCGCCTGGATCCACGTGTCACACGTCAAGAAGGCAGTAGCTGAGCGGAATCAAGAGACCGACACTCCTACCAGCGAGCCAGCGCCGGAATGGAAGTTACAACGCACTCAAAACCCCCTCAAGATAACACTCTTAAAATCTGCTTAA
- the LOC133770372 gene encoding uncharacterized protein LOC133770372 isoform X5, whose protein sequence is MGQGLTTPLSLTLDHWKEVRERAQNLSVEVRKKNWTVFCTSDWPAFNVGWPWDGTFDSSVILQVKSQVCKEGKEGHPDQVPYIFVWEDLAQNPPKWVKPFLFTGRIRTESSPKPAQPSSSTPLLPTPADQEKPPLASPTSNLYPLEELDSSKPKKTPVLLGGQEGLLLFDTPPPYAPLPREPPAPSPDSTQREREEDPPVRSTPMSARLPLRGGAGSEDGQWEAQAFPASLSGGQMHYWPFSASDLYNWRTHNPPFSQDPQALTGLIESILLTHQPTWEDCQQLLQALLTTEERQRVLMEARKNVPGDNGQPTQLPNEIDAAFPLTRPDWDFSTAAGRERLRLYRQILLTGLRGAGRRPTNLAKTRFRALQLIHEHVGKQLAAAYQSKCPVLPHSFQIGDAVYVRRHQTRTLEPRWKGPYMVLLTTPTAVKVDGIAAWIHVSHVKKAVAERNQETDTPTSEPAPEWKLQRTQNPLKITLLKSA, encoded by the exons ATGGGACAGGGACTAACCACACCTCTGAGCCTCACATTAGATCACTGGAAGGAGGTCCGAGAGCGGGCCCAGAACTTGTCTGTGGAGGTGCGGAAGAAAAATTGGACAGTCTTCTGCACCTCCGACTGGCCAGCCTTCAATGTCGGGTGGCCATGGGATGGAACTTTTGACTCTTCTGTTATCTtgcaggtgaagagccaggtctgcaaagaaggaaaagaggggcaCCCGGACCAGGTGCCCTATATCTtcgtgtgggaggacctggcgcagAACCCCCCAAAATGGGTGAAACCTTTCCTTTTCACTGGCAGAATTCGGACGGAGTCGAGTCCCAAACCCGCCCAGCCTTCGTCCTCAACACCCCTGTTGCCGACGCCGGCGGACCAGGAGAAACCTCCCTTAGCCAGCCCCACCTCGAATCTTTACCCCTTGGAGGAGTTAGATTCTTCTAAACCTAAGAAAACCCCTGTCCTTTTGGGTGGACAGGAGggtcttttgctttttgacaccccACCGCCTTACGCACCCCTCCCGAGAGAACCCCCGGCACCTTCCCCGGATtccacgcagagagagagagaggaggatccCCCGGTTCGTTCGACCCCCATGAGTGCCAGGCTGCCTTTGCGTGGGGGGGCGGGGAGTGAGGATGGCCAGTGGGAGGCTCAGGCTTTCCCCGCTTCGCTCAGTGGGGGCCAGATGCACTACTGGCCGTTCTCAGCCTCAGACTTGTACAATTGGAGAACACATAACCCGCCTTTTTCCCAGGACCCGCAGGCCTTGACAGGACTAATCGAATCTATTCTTTTAACCCACCAACCGACTTGGGAGGactgccagcagctcctgcaggctctcctgaccacggaggagagacagcgagttcTCATGGAGGCTCGGAAAAATGTTCCGGGGGACAACGGTCAACCCACCCAACTGCCAAATGAGATTGACGCAGCATTCCCGTTGACCAGACCAGATTGGGATTTCAGCACGGCAGCCGGTAGGGAACGACttcgtctctatcgccagattcttctgacaggtctcagaggggcagggagacgccccaccaatttggctaag ACCCGCTTCCGTGCCTTGCAGCTAATTCACGAGCACgtagggaagcagctggctgccgcATATCAGTCCAAGTGTCCGGTGCTTCCGCACTCGTTCCAGATCGGGGACGCCGTCTACGTCCGCAGGCACCAGACCAGGACTCTTGAGCCGCGCTGGAAAGGACCTTATATGGTACTGCTGACCACACCAACGGCGGTAAAGGTGGACGGCATCGCCGCCTGGATCCACGTGTCACACGTCAAGAAGGCAGTAGCTGAGCGGAATCAAGAGACCGACACTCCTACCAGCGAGCCAGCGCCGGAATGGAAGTTACAACGCACTCAAAACCCCCTCAAGATAACACTCTTAAAATCTGCTTAA